In Euwallacea fornicatus isolate EFF26 chromosome 6, ASM4011564v1, whole genome shotgun sequence, the DNA window ACTTCTTCTAAACTAGCCTTAAAGAGTTCGTAcacagatattttattttccactCAGTTTAATCACAAATCCACAACATCATAAGACTCCTCAATGGGTTTGGAAAATCGCCCATACCTCTTAAATATATTTAGTCTATCAGTAACCCTCGTTAAGCCTTGTGGGACGTCCTTCGAATTCATTTGATATTTGTAACTGTAGTAAGACACTGGTGCCGAAGAGTACAAAGGATGTGTCTGAAACCGCTAAATCACATAGAGAATATTAATGCAAATAGGAGATTCGagcatatttaaataaaactcacaTTTGGGTTCTTTTTGTAAAAGTCATCTTTTGGATTAAATCCCTCgattttaaagtttccatCATATTCTGTGCAATAATAAGAATGTTGTGAATGTTCGTTCTCTCGGCGCAGCTCTTCGGTGgcttcaataataaattttttcataagaTATTTTCGTCTTCCTCCTAAAAACGATTTATTCTCAACATCTGTTCCCTCAGTAACTCTATCTCGCCTCTTCGAGCTAATGATACGTTGCACCGTATGACTGACCTGTTTTCTGAAGCCCTACCTACTTTGCGTGCATTTACATGCTTAAACCGAGCACATTCCCGTGCAAAAAGTAATTTCAAAGTCGCTTACCCATATTCTTTTCATCGGTATTTTCTCTTTCGGGGTAAAGATAGCTTTCTTTCATGGTGGAACATAAAGGGCCTTGAGGGCTTTTTGCCGAGGCATCTCTAATCAGCCACTTTCTACTGTGTCCTTTGTATTCTTCTTGCCAGCATTTCTCCTCGAGACTTTCATTATCGTCGCCCTCTATCCTTTTGTCGCATTCTCGATGTTCGGCCATATTTTTACCGATAGAAAAAATACgaggaaatatttcgaattttgtTTGTCACTAGTTACCGATCGACAGTTGGATAAATTGGTTGGATAAAAGTGTATACGGATCACCTTTTTGTCGattgatattttcttttaagataAAAGGTAAGTCTCTAAAAAATTCACTGATGTTTTAGCTAGAGAATGTTGCCTGGATTAAACCaatattgaaaagaaaaaagacgTCAGTTTTGTATTATGGGACTCCACATTTAATCAATATGTTAAAGCTAGTAATTGTCATGGAAATGCCTGTTTATGCGGCAAAGTTTGTGTCACGCTATAGTGAAACTCATTCTTTACTCAGGCGAAGCTCAAAGATTAATATATAGAAAAGTAATTCATACTGAAGTGAGCATCTCAGGTAATGCTAGTATACATTTAAATGGAAGCCGTACACGTTTGAATGCGAACGCCAGCG includes these proteins:
- the LOC136339629 gene encoding uncharacterized protein, which gives rise to MAEHRECDKRIEGDDNESLEEKCWQEEYKGHSRKWLIRDASAKSPQGPLCSTMKESYLYPERENTDEKNMGGRRKYLMKKFIIEATEELRRENEHSQHSYYCTEYDGNFKIEGFNPKDDFYKKNPNRFQTHPLYSSAPVSYYSYKYQMNSKDVPQGLTRVTDRLNIFKRYGRFSKPIEESYDVVDL